A single region of the Pseudorhodoplanes sp. genome encodes:
- a CDS encoding 5-methyltetrahydropteroyltriglutamate--homocysteine S-methyltransferase, translating into MTRTTPPFRADHVGSLLRPQALKEARAKREKGEISAEALKDIEDREIEKVIRKQEDVGLQSVTDGEFRRAFWNYDFLGKMDGVEAYLGERKIQFQGKNPRPMMLRVIGRLGTFSGHPMLDHFRFVKEHTKRTAKMTIPSPSSLHFRYGRDAVPENIYPDMRDFYRDLGQGYAKAVKAFADAGCRYLQLDEVNFTYLCDPALRAQVTARGDDPDKLPHIYAGMLNTAMSLIPDDMTITMHLCRGNFQSTFVASGGYEPVAEVLFNETKVHGYFMEYDTERAGGFEPLRFVPKGKTVVLGLVTSKSGTLESKDEIKRRIDAAAKFVPLEQLCLSPQCGFASTEEGNILTEDEQWAKLRMIVDVAKEVWG; encoded by the coding sequence ATGACGCGTACAACGCCGCCATTTCGTGCAGACCATGTTGGCAGTCTGTTGCGCCCGCAGGCTCTGAAGGAGGCGCGCGCGAAGCGCGAGAAAGGCGAGATTTCGGCGGAGGCACTGAAGGATATCGAAGACCGCGAGATTGAGAAGGTCATCCGCAAGCAGGAGGACGTGGGCCTGCAGTCGGTCACCGACGGTGAATTCCGCCGCGCTTTCTGGAACTACGATTTCCTCGGTAAGATGGACGGCGTCGAAGCCTATCTCGGCGAGCGCAAAATCCAGTTCCAGGGCAAGAATCCGCGTCCGATGATGCTGCGCGTGATCGGCAGGCTCGGCACCTTTTCCGGCCATCCGATGCTCGATCACTTCCGCTTCGTGAAGGAGCACACCAAACGCACGGCGAAGATGACAATTCCGTCTCCCTCGTCGCTGCATTTCCGCTATGGTCGCGATGCGGTGCCGGAGAACATCTACCCCGACATGCGCGATTTCTATCGCGACCTTGGCCAGGGCTACGCGAAAGCCGTGAAGGCCTTTGCCGACGCCGGCTGCCGGTATCTGCAGCTTGATGAAGTGAACTTCACCTATCTCTGCGACCCGGCCTTGCGCGCGCAGGTGACGGCGCGCGGCGACGATCCGGACAAGCTGCCCCATATCTATGCCGGCATGCTCAACACCGCGATGTCGCTGATCCCCGACGATATGACCATCACCATGCATCTGTGCCGCGGCAACTTTCAGTCAACTTTTGTCGCCTCGGGCGGTTACGAGCCGGTGGCGGAGGTTCTCTTCAACGAAACCAAGGTGCACGGTTATTTCATGGAATATGACACCGAGCGCGCCGGTGGTTTCGAGCCGCTGCGTTTTGTCCCGAAGGGCAAGACGGTGGTGCTTGGCCTCGTCACCTCAAAATCCGGGACGCTGGAAAGCAAGGACGAGATCAAGCGCCGCATCGACGCGGCGGCGAAATTCGTCCCGCTCGAGCAACTCTGCCTTTCGCCGCAATGCGGTTTCGCCTCGACCGAGGAGGGCAACATTCTCACCGAGGACGAACAATGGGCAAAACTGCGGATGATCGTCGACGTGGCGAAGGAGGTTTGGGGCTGA
- a CDS encoding uroporphyrinogen decarboxylase family protein, which yields MLLPTSLVGSYPQPDWLIDRERLSKQVPRVRMTDLWLVDEKRLEAAHDDATLLAIRDQERAGLDIISDGEQRRESYSNRFATALDGIDIDNPGTVLNRSGKPIQVPRVAGKIRRRHPVEVRDVQLLRANTECPIKATVPGPFTMGKQAQDDFYKDEEAVAMDYAAAVNEEIKDLFAAGADIVQIDEPWMQQHPDKARQYGLKALDRALQSVAGTIAIHLCFGYAAVVHDKPTGYSFLAELEGSKVDQVSIEAAQPKLDLSVLRHLPSKTIILGVIDLADKAIETPEIVAQRIRNAFAHVPPERIVVAPDCGMKYLPRDIAFAKMKAMVEGAKMVRKELQG from the coding sequence ATGCTGCTTCCCACCTCTCTTGTCGGTTCCTATCCGCAGCCGGATTGGCTGATCGACCGTGAGCGGCTCTCGAAACAGGTGCCGCGCGTTCGCATGACCGATCTGTGGCTGGTCGATGAAAAGCGACTGGAAGCGGCGCACGACGACGCGACCTTGCTTGCAATCCGCGATCAGGAGCGCGCCGGCCTCGACATCATCTCCGACGGCGAGCAGCGCCGGGAGAGCTACTCCAACCGCTTTGCCACCGCGCTTGACGGCATCGACATCGACAATCCCGGCACCGTTCTCAACCGCAGCGGCAAGCCGATTCAGGTGCCGCGCGTCGCCGGCAAGATTCGCCGCCGGCATCCGGTCGAGGTGCGCGACGTGCAACTTCTGCGCGCCAATACCGAATGTCCCATCAAAGCCACTGTTCCCGGCCCATTCACGATGGGAAAACAGGCGCAGGACGATTTCTACAAGGACGAGGAAGCGGTGGCGATGGACTATGCCGCCGCCGTCAATGAAGAGATCAAGGATCTGTTCGCGGCCGGCGCCGATATTGTGCAGATCGACGAACCCTGGATGCAGCAGCATCCCGACAAGGCCCGGCAATATGGTCTCAAGGCGCTGGACCGCGCGCTGCAGAGCGTCGCCGGCACCATCGCCATTCACCTGTGCTTCGGCTACGCCGCCGTGGTGCATGACAAGCCCACCGGCTATTCATTTCTGGCGGAACTCGAGGGCAGCAAGGTCGATCAGGTCTCGATCGAGGCGGCGCAGCCGAAGCTCGATCTGTCGGTGCTGCGCCATTTGCCGAGCAAGACCATCATTCTCGGCGTCATCGACCTCGCCGACAAAGCCATCGAGACGCCTGAGATTGTGGCGCAGCGTATCCGCAATGCATTTGCGCATGTCCCGCCCGAGCGGATCGTGGTGGCACCCGATTGCGGGATGAAGTATCTGCCGCGCGACATCGCTTTCGCAAAGATGAAGGCGATGGTCGAAGGCGCAAAGATGGTGCGCAAGGAATTGCAAGGCTGA
- a CDS encoding amino acid ABC transporter substrate-binding protein encodes MGIRNIVRRFAVLAVFAMAAASLLFSAGTAAQAQSGEPIKIGFSMALTGPLAANGKQALLGMKIWEEQINKKGGLLGRPVKLVFYDDQSMPSTVPGIYTKLLDVDKVDLVLGPYATAMAAPAMPVIMQKGKVFIILFGLAVNTEFKYPKFFAMIPSGPNTKPSFTEGFFDVAAAQKPKPTTVALVAADQEFSRNACEGARVNAKKHGFKIVYDRTYPPSTTDFTPIIRAIQAANPEVVTICSYPLDSVGMVRAVNEVGFKPKMIGGAMVGLQATVFKQQLGPLLNGFINYETWVPSKQMLTPDAQAFLKEYQSRAKAEGVDPLGYYLGTWGYAYIELLGKAIEATKSIDDNKIAEYLRNNTVNTIMGGMKFGKDGEWAQSGMLQVQYHGIKSGDLEQFRGMDTQTVLTPDRFKTGNVIYPFEKAR; translated from the coding sequence ATGGGTATCCGCAACATTGTGCGGCGCTTTGCTGTTTTGGCGGTATTTGCCATGGCAGCGGCGTCGCTTCTTTTTTCTGCCGGCACCGCGGCGCAGGCCCAGTCCGGCGAGCCGATCAAGATCGGCTTCAGCATGGCGCTGACCGGTCCGCTTGCCGCCAATGGCAAGCAAGCCTTGCTCGGCATGAAAATCTGGGAGGAACAGATCAACAAGAAGGGCGGCCTGCTTGGCCGGCCGGTGAAGCTCGTTTTCTACGATGATCAGAGCATGCCTTCGACGGTGCCGGGCATCTACACAAAGCTGCTCGATGTCGACAAGGTCGATCTGGTGCTTGGACCTTACGCCACCGCCATGGCGGCGCCGGCCATGCCCGTCATTATGCAGAAGGGGAAAGTCTTCATCATCCTGTTTGGTCTCGCGGTGAACACGGAGTTCAAATATCCGAAGTTCTTCGCGATGATCCCGTCGGGCCCGAACACCAAGCCGTCATTTACGGAAGGTTTCTTCGATGTGGCTGCGGCGCAGAAGCCAAAGCCGACGACGGTGGCGCTGGTTGCGGCTGACCAGGAATTCTCCCGCAACGCCTGTGAAGGCGCGCGTGTGAACGCCAAGAAGCATGGTTTCAAGATCGTGTATGACCGGACCTACCCGCCGTCGACGACGGACTTCACGCCGATCATCCGCGCCATTCAGGCGGCCAATCCGGAAGTCGTGACGATCTGCTCGTACCCGCTCGACTCGGTCGGCATGGTGCGCGCGGTCAACGAGGTCGGTTTCAAGCCGAAGATGATCGGCGGCGCCATGGTCGGTCTGCAGGCCACCGTCTTCAAGCAGCAGCTTGGTCCGCTGCTGAACGGCTTCATCAACTACGAGACCTGGGTGCCGTCCAAGCAGATGCTGACGCCCGACGCGCAGGCTTTCCTGAAGGAATACCAGTCGCGCGCCAAGGCGGAAGGCGTCGATCCGCTCGGCTATTATCTCGGCACCTGGGGTTACGCTTATATCGAGCTGCTCGGCAAGGCGATTGAGGCGACGAAAAGCATCGACGACAACAAGATCGCCGAATACCTGCGCAACAACACCGTGAACACGATCATGGGCGGCATGAAGTTTGGAAAGGACGGAGAATGGGCCCAATCCGGCATGCTTCAGGTCCAGTACCATGGCATCAAGAGCGGCGATCTTGAGCAGTTCCGCGGCATGGACACGCAAACCGTGCTCACCCCGGACAGGTTCAAGACCGGCAATGTGATCTATCCCTTCGAGAAGGCGCGCTGA
- a CDS encoding cobalamin-independent methionine synthase II family protein, with product MTQRTRPPYRADQVGSFLRSTPLKEARAKREKGEIDAAQLKAVEDEEIKKLIKKQEDVGMKLATDGEYRRSWWHFDFLGLLTGVDLVESDRGIQFAGVETKAQTLHVTGKVDFPLDHPFLEHFKFLKANTKVTPKMTIPSPTVLHFRGGRKSISKDIYPDLDSFFDDTGKAYAKAVKAFYDAGCRYLQFDDTVWAYLCSPVEIEKAKERGDDTTGLQEKYVKMLNMALAARPADMAITTHVCRGNFRSTFISSGGYEPVAESLLAKCNYDGYFLEYDTDRAGGFEPLRFLPKGEKQVVLGLITSKSGTLEKKDDVKKRIDEASKFAPLEQFCLSPQCGFASTEEGNILTEDQQWAKMREIVELSEEVWGK from the coding sequence ATGACGCAAAGAACCAGGCCCCCTTATCGCGCCGATCAGGTCGGCAGTTTCCTGCGCTCGACGCCGCTGAAGGAAGCGCGTGCCAAGCGCGAGAAGGGCGAAATCGATGCCGCGCAACTGAAGGCGGTCGAGGACGAAGAGATCAAGAAGTTGATCAAGAAACAGGAAGATGTCGGCATGAAGCTCGCCACCGACGGTGAGTATCGCCGCTCCTGGTGGCATTTTGACTTCCTCGGCCTGCTCACCGGCGTCGATTTGGTAGAGAGCGATCGTGGCATCCAGTTCGCAGGCGTCGAAACCAAGGCGCAAACGTTGCATGTCACGGGCAAGGTCGACTTCCCGCTCGACCATCCGTTCCTGGAGCACTTCAAGTTCCTGAAGGCGAACACCAAGGTCACGCCGAAGATGACCATTCCCTCGCCCACGGTTCTGCATTTCCGCGGCGGCCGCAAATCGATCAGCAAGGACATCTATCCCGATTTGGATTCGTTCTTCGACGATACCGGCAAGGCCTACGCCAAGGCTGTGAAGGCATTTTATGACGCCGGCTGCCGCTATCTGCAGTTTGACGATACGGTCTGGGCCTATCTGTGCTCGCCGGTCGAGATCGAAAAGGCCAAGGAACGTGGCGACGACACGACCGGCCTGCAGGAAAAATACGTCAAGATGCTCAACATGGCGCTGGCCGCACGGCCGGCCGACATGGCGATCACCACCCACGTTTGCCGCGGCAATTTCCGCTCCACCTTCATTTCCTCGGGCGGTTACGAGCCGGTGGCGGAATCGCTGCTCGCCAAGTGCAACTACGATGGCTATTTCCTGGAATATGACACCGACCGCGCTGGGGGTTTCGAGCCGCTCCGGTTCCTGCCCAAAGGCGAAAAGCAGGTCGTTCTTGGGCTGATTACCTCCAAGAGTGGGACGCTGGAAAAGAAGGACGACGTCAAGAAACGCATCGACGAGGCGTCGAAATTCGCCCCGCTCGAGCAGTTCTGCCTGTCGCCGCAATGCGGCTTTGCCTCGACCGAAGAGGGCAACATCCTCACCGAAGACCAGCAATGGGCGAAGATGCGGGAAATCGTCGAGCTCTCGGAAGAGGTCTGGGGCAAATAG
- a CDS encoding GntR family transcriptional regulator has translation MSSAEHERSFSQTVKAQLSLRDLILSGDLKPGDRISELPMVERLGISRTPIRMALVRLEEEGLLEAIPSGGFTVKAFSEDDIHDAIEVRGTLEGLAARLAAERGVRSSVLVELKDRLKRLDELVGRPTLTVDDFSQYVDLNGQFHALLVDAADSPVLARQLDRALNLPFASPSGFVMVQAMLPEARQILTIAQDHHHCVVRAIEEREGARAEALMREHARLAHRNLQLALRNQGTRDLVPGSVLIRKSAIAGRY, from the coding sequence GTGTCTTCCGCCGAGCACGAACGGTCCTTTTCGCAGACGGTGAAGGCGCAACTGTCGCTGCGCGACCTCATCCTGTCCGGCGACCTGAAGCCGGGCGACCGCATCTCCGAATTGCCGATGGTGGAGCGGCTGGGCATTTCACGCACGCCGATCCGCATGGCTTTGGTGCGCCTGGAGGAAGAAGGCCTGCTTGAGGCGATTCCGTCCGGCGGTTTCACGGTGAAGGCGTTTTCCGAAGACGACATCCATGACGCCATCGAGGTGCGCGGCACACTCGAAGGCCTCGCCGCGCGGCTCGCGGCCGAGCGCGGTGTGCGCTCATCCGTCCTTGTTGAATTGAAGGACCGGCTAAAGCGCCTGGACGAATTGGTCGGACGGCCGACGCTCACGGTCGACGACTTCTCGCAATATGTCGACCTGAACGGACAGTTTCACGCGCTGCTCGTTGATGCCGCCGACAGCCCGGTGCTGGCGCGCCAGCTTGATCGCGCGCTTAATCTGCCCTTCGCCTCACCATCGGGCTTTGTGATGGTGCAGGCAATGCTGCCGGAAGCGCGGCAAATCCTCACCATCGCCCAGGACCATCATCACTGCGTCGTGCGCGCGATCGAGGAACGCGAAGGCGCACGCGCGGAGGCGCTGATGCGCGAGCATGCGCGCCTCGCCCACCGCAACCTGCAACTTGCCTTACGCAATCAGGGAACGCGCGATCTGGTGCCGGGCTCGGTGCTGATCCGCAAATCCGCAATCGCCGGCCGTTACTGA
- a CDS encoding aminomethyl transferase family protein, which yields MAYKNLEDALNATGNPVKMLRNSQIGAYVYPVVAPEFTNWRDEQRAWREACVLFDQSHHMVNLFVRGRDALKMLSYLATNSFANFTVNQAKQFAPCSYDGYVIGDGILFYLAENEFVYVGRNPAANWIEFQAKTGGYDVQTDYDDRSPSRPMGKPVMRKFYRYQIQGPTAEQVIRKLNGGAMPDIKFFRMGHMTIAGRQVRALRHGMAGAPGLEVWGPYAEGDDIRAAILEAGKDAGIVQVGARAYATNTLESGWIPSPVPAVYTGEKMKAYREWLPGTSYEANASLGGSFVSDRIEDYYTTPYELGYNTFTKFDHDFIGADALKAMEGRNNRRKVTFAWNDDDVNRVNASMFAPPGENFKFIDLPLSNYASSSFDAVMSKGRMVGASMFSGYSFNERKMLSLGFVEADYAKPGTELTLVWGEEGGGTKKTTVERHRQTEIKVVVGPTPYAKDVREGYEGKWRHQAA from the coding sequence ATGGCCTACAAAAATCTCGAGGACGCCCTCAATGCAACCGGCAATCCGGTCAAGATGCTGCGCAATTCGCAGATCGGCGCCTATGTCTATCCCGTGGTCGCGCCGGAATTCACCAACTGGCGCGACGAGCAGCGCGCCTGGCGCGAGGCCTGCGTGCTGTTCGATCAGTCGCACCACATGGTGAATCTGTTCGTGCGCGGACGCGACGCGCTCAAGATGCTCTCGTATCTCGCCACCAACTCCTTCGCCAATTTCACCGTCAATCAGGCGAAACAATTCGCCCCCTGCAGCTATGACGGCTATGTCATCGGCGACGGCATTCTCTTCTATCTCGCCGAGAATGAATTCGTCTATGTCGGCCGCAACCCGGCGGCCAACTGGATCGAATTCCAAGCCAAGACCGGCGGCTACGACGTGCAGACTGACTACGACGACCGTTCGCCGTCGCGCCCCATGGGCAAGCCGGTCATGCGCAAGTTCTACCGCTATCAGATCCAGGGGCCGACCGCGGAGCAGGTGATCAGAAAGCTCAACGGCGGGGCCATGCCCGACATCAAGTTCTTCCGCATGGGCCATATGACCATCGCAGGACGGCAGGTGCGCGCCTTGCGCCATGGCATGGCCGGCGCGCCCGGCCTTGAAGTATGGGGACCTTACGCCGAAGGCGACGACATCCGCGCTGCCATTCTCGAGGCTGGAAAAGATGCCGGCATCGTGCAAGTCGGCGCGCGCGCCTATGCAACCAACACGCTGGAATCGGGCTGGATTCCCTCGCCGGTCCCCGCGGTCTATACCGGCGAAAAAATGAAGGCCTACCGCGAGTGGCTGCCGGGCACGAGTTACGAGGCGAATGCGTCGCTAGGCGGCAGCTTCGTCTCCGACCGGATCGAGGACTATTACACGACGCCTTACGAGCTCGGCTACAACACTTTCACCAAGTTCGACCACGACTTCATCGGCGCCGACGCCTTGAAGGCGATGGAAGGCAGGAACAACCGCAGGAAGGTGACGTTTGCCTGGAACGATGACGATGTGAATCGCGTCAACGCGTCGATGTTCGCGCCGCCCGGCGAGAACTTCAAATTCATCGACCTGCCGCTGTCGAACTATGCGTCGTCATCCTTCGACGCCGTCATGAGCAAGGGCAGGATGGTCGGCGCCTCGATGTTCTCGGGCTACTCGTTCAACGAGCGCAAGATGCTCTCGCTCGGCTTTGTCGAGGCCGACTATGCGAAGCCCGGCACCGAACTCACCCTGGTCTGGGGCGAGGAAGGCGGTGGCACGAAGAAGACCACGGTCGAACGCCACAGGCAGACCGAGATCAAGGTCGTGGTTGGCCCAACGCCCTACGCGAAGGACGTGCGCGAAGGCTACGAAGGCAAGTGGCGGCATCAGGCGGCGTAA
- the pcaG gene encoding protocatechuate 3,4-dioxygenase subunit alpha has product MSELTPSQTVGPFYAYGLTPKGRAKWDPNGQYSWKETVGDNLITPDVVGDRIHIEGAIYDGDGKPINDAMLEIWQADGQGRYANAPGSRERSNAAFKGHGRSACDNNGVFSFDTVKPGQVAGPGGKMQAPHIVVCIFGRGMLRQVYTRMYFDSEAANATDPILALVPAERRDTLMAKKQGNVWRWDVHMQGDRETVFFDV; this is encoded by the coding sequence ATGTCTGAGCTCACACCGTCACAAACCGTCGGCCCGTTCTACGCCTATGGCCTGACGCCGAAAGGCCGCGCCAAGTGGGATCCCAACGGCCAGTACAGCTGGAAGGAAACCGTCGGCGACAATCTGATCACGCCCGATGTCGTCGGCGACCGCATCCACATCGAAGGCGCGATCTATGACGGCGACGGCAAGCCGATCAACGACGCCATGCTGGAAATCTGGCAGGCCGACGGGCAGGGCCGATATGCCAACGCGCCCGGCAGCCGCGAGCGCTCGAATGCCGCATTCAAGGGGCATGGCCGCTCCGCCTGCGACAATAACGGCGTGTTCTCCTTCGACACGGTCAAGCCCGGGCAGGTTGCGGGACCGGGCGGCAAGATGCAGGCGCCGCATATCGTGGTCTGCATCTTCGGCCGCGGCATGCTGCGGCAGGTCTATACGCGGATGTATTTTGACAGCGAGGCCGCCAATGCCACCGACCCGATCCTCGCGCTGGTGCCGGCCGAGCGGCGCGACACCCTGATGGCAAAAAAACAGGGCAACGTCTGGCGCTGGGACGTCCACATGCAGGGCGACAGGGAGACGGTGTTTTTTGATGTGTGA
- the pcaH gene encoding protocatechuate 3,4-dioxygenase subunit beta — protein MSLVYPREGLSAYPKHLTPAYKSTAKRSPTKPLILMPHTLSEMTGPIYGHDAIQENDNDLTKQGRGEPLGERIIVHGHVLDEDKRPVPDALVEIWQANACGRYVHLVDQHPAPLDPNFTGAGRTVTDKAGYYKFITVKPGAYPWGNHHNAWRPNHIHFSVFGHSFLSRLVTQMYFPGDYLFPFDPIFNSVTDERDRQRMISTFDLENTIPDWALCFRFDIVLRGRDKTPEDMD, from the coding sequence ATGTCGCTAGTTTATCCGCGGGAGGGCCTCAGCGCTTATCCCAAGCATCTGACGCCGGCCTACAAGAGCACGGCGAAGCGCTCACCGACCAAGCCGCTGATCCTGATGCCGCACACGCTGTCGGAAATGACCGGGCCGATCTACGGTCACGACGCGATTCAGGAAAACGACAACGACCTCACCAAGCAGGGCAGGGGCGAGCCGCTCGGTGAACGCATCATCGTGCACGGGCATGTGCTGGACGAAGACAAGCGGCCGGTGCCCGATGCGCTGGTCGAAATCTGGCAGGCCAATGCCTGCGGCCGCTATGTGCATCTCGTCGACCAGCACCCGGCGCCGCTCGATCCGAATTTCACCGGCGCCGGCCGCACCGTCACCGACAAGGCCGGCTATTACAAATTCATCACCGTGAAGCCGGGCGCGTATCCGTGGGGCAACCATCACAACGCCTGGCGGCCGAACCACATCCACTTCTCGGTGTTCGGACATTCGTTCCTGTCGCGCCTGGTCACCCAGATGTATTTCCCGGGCGACTACCTCTTTCCGTTCGATCCGATCTTCAATTCGGTGACCGACGAACGCGATCGGCAGCGGATGATCTCGACCTTCGATCTTGAAAACACGATTCCGGATTGGGCGCTCTGCTTCCGCTTCGACATTGTGCTGCGCGGCCGCGACAAGACTCCCGAGGATATGGACTGA
- the pcaF gene encoding 3-oxoadipyl-CoA thiolase, with product MRDVFLCDAARTPIGRYGGSLAKVRTDDLAAIPIKALMKRNAKVDWSQIDEVYYGCANQAGEDNRNVARMALLLAGLPDTVPGITVNRLCASGLEAVGHAARSIRAGEIDLAIAGGVESMTRAPFVMGKAAEAFSRSAEVFDTTIGWRFINPLMKTQYGIDSMPETGENVAEEFQVSRADQDAFALRSQQKTAKAIAAGYFAEEIVPVEITGKKGETTIVDRDEHPRETTLEQLAKLKTPFRNPGTVTAGNASGVNDGAAAMIVASEEAVKKHGLTPRARILGIASAGVPPRIMGIGPVPSTRKLMERLKLKISDFDLIELNEAFASQGLAVLRQLGVPDDADFVNPHGGAIALGHPLGMSGARIAMTAAHGLHTRGGKTALATMCVGVGQGASLALERV from the coding sequence ATGCGTGACGTATTTCTCTGCGATGCCGCCCGTACCCCGATCGGCCGTTACGGCGGCTCGCTCGCCAAGGTGCGCACCGATGATCTGGCGGCGATTCCGATCAAGGCGCTGATGAAGCGGAATGCCAAGGTCGACTGGTCGCAGATCGACGAGGTCTATTATGGCTGCGCCAACCAGGCCGGCGAGGACAACCGCAATGTCGCGCGCATGGCGCTGTTGCTGGCTGGATTGCCGGATACGGTGCCCGGCATCACCGTCAATCGCCTCTGCGCCTCCGGTCTCGAGGCGGTCGGGCATGCCGCGCGTTCGATCCGCGCCGGCGAGATCGATCTCGCCATTGCCGGCGGCGTGGAATCGATGACGCGTGCGCCCTTCGTGATGGGCAAGGCGGCGGAAGCCTTTTCGCGCAGCGCCGAGGTCTTCGACACGACGATCGGCTGGCGCTTCATCAATCCGCTGATGAAAACGCAATACGGCATCGATTCCATGCCGGAGACCGGCGAGAATGTCGCCGAAGAATTCCAGGTGAGCCGCGCCGACCAGGATGCGTTCGCGCTGCGCTCGCAGCAGAAGACCGCCAAGGCGATCGCCGCTGGCTATTTCGCGGAGGAGATCGTGCCGGTGGAGATTACCGGCAAGAAGGGCGAGACGACGATCGTCGACAGGGACGAGCATCCGCGTGAGACCACGCTGGAGCAGCTCGCCAAACTGAAGACGCCGTTCCGCAATCCCGGCACCGTCACCGCCGGCAACGCGTCTGGTGTCAATGACGGTGCGGCGGCAATGATCGTGGCGAGCGAAGAGGCGGTGAAGAAGCACGGCCTCACCCCGCGCGCCCGCATTCTCGGCATCGCCTCGGCCGGCGTGCCGCCGCGCATCATGGGCATCGGCCCGGTGCCGTCCACGCGCAAGCTGATGGAACGGCTGAAGCTGAAGATTTCCGATTTCGATCTGATCGAGCTCAACGAAGCTTTCGCGTCGCAGGGCCTCGCTGTGCTGCGTCAGCTCGGCGTGCCGGATGATGCCGATTTCGTCAATCCGCATGGCGGCGCCATCGCCCTCGGCCATCCGCTCGGCATGTCTGGCGCGCGCATCGCGATGACGGCCGCGCATGGTTTGCACACGCGCGGCGGTAAGACGGCGCTTGCGACGATGTGCGTCGGCGTCGGGCAGGGTGCGTCGCTCGCGCTGGAGCGGGTGTAG
- a CDS encoding CoA-transferase subunit beta has protein sequence MTTTYKPAEMMTVAAARALKNSDVTFVGIGAPSAASNLARLTHAPDITLIYESGTLATKPSVLPLSIGDGELCDTALTTVSVPEMFRYWLQGGRITVGFLGGAQIDKYANLNTTVVGPYDKPKVRLPGGGGAPEIATSCGEIFIIMSQSRRGFVEKLDFMTSLGHGEGGDHRERLGVKTKGPTKLITDLCIMEPDPKTKEMTVTSIHPGVTREQIQENTGWTVKFADKVAEAPAPTEQELKVLRELNERTARAHGEAA, from the coding sequence ATGACAACGACTTACAAGCCTGCCGAGATGATGACGGTCGCGGCCGCCCGCGCGCTCAAGAACAGCGATGTCACCTTTGTCGGCATCGGCGCGCCGTCGGCGGCTTCAAACCTCGCGCGCCTGACGCACGCGCCGGACATCACGCTCATCTATGAGTCGGGCACGCTCGCCACCAAGCCGAGCGTGCTGCCGCTGTCAATCGGCGATGGCGAATTGTGCGACACCGCGCTGACCACGGTGTCGGTGCCGGAAATGTTCCGCTACTGGCTGCAGGGCGGCCGCATCACCGTCGGCTTTCTTGGCGGCGCGCAGATCGACAAATACGCCAATCTGAACACGACGGTGGTCGGTCCCTATGACAAGCCGAAGGTGCGGCTGCCCGGTGGCGGCGGCGCGCCGGAGATCGCGACCTCCTGCGGCGAGATTTTCATTATCATGTCGCAGTCCAGGCGCGGCTTTGTCGAGAAGCTCGATTTCATGACATCGCTCGGTCATGGCGAGGGTGGCGATCACCGCGAGCGTCTGGGTGTGAAGACCAAGGGTCCGACCAAGCTGATCACCGATCTCTGCATCATGGAGCCGGACCCCAAGACCAAGGAGATGACTGTCACCTCGATTCATCCCGGCGTCACGCGCGAGCAGATCCAGGAGAATACCGGCTGGACGGTGAAATTCGCCGACAAGGTCGCGGAAGCCCCGGCCCCGACGGAGCAAGAGCTTAAGGTTCTGCGCGAGCTGAATGAGCGGACCGCGCGGGCGCACGGAGAGGCGGCGTGA